A genomic region of Acidimicrobiales bacterium contains the following coding sequences:
- a CDS encoding TetR/AcrR family transcriptional regulator — MAVASTTAERATTGERVLLAAVESFGTRGYEATSLDALAKGLGLRKQTILYWFPSKDALLEAVVDRTASELAAVLERALSGAGQGWDRVEAIVKSVFRVSVRRPELLGVVREASRLGPPAATRLLTAIEPLMARATGFLADEMAAGHMRAQDPRMVLLAAYSAVVGMATEVEVLRALGFEPTARDLVRRRDQLLQFLRSALGVRAEGGDQPATGG, encoded by the coding sequence ATGGCCGTGGCCTCGACCACCGCTGAGCGGGCGACGACGGGTGAGCGGGTGCTCCTGGCGGCGGTAGAGTCGTTCGGCACGAGGGGCTACGAGGCCACCTCGCTCGACGCCCTGGCCAAGGGCCTCGGCCTGCGGAAGCAGACCATCCTGTACTGGTTCCCGTCCAAGGACGCGCTGCTGGAGGCGGTGGTCGACCGCACGGCGTCGGAGCTGGCGGCGGTCCTCGAGCGGGCCCTGTCGGGCGCCGGCCAGGGGTGGGACCGGGTGGAGGCCATCGTGAAGTCGGTGTTCCGGGTGTCGGTGCGGCGCCCGGAGCTGCTCGGCGTGGTGCGGGAGGCGAGTCGCCTGGGCCCTCCGGCCGCGACCCGCCTGCTCACCGCCATCGAGCCGCTGATGGCGAGGGCCACGGGGTTCCTCGCCGACGAGATGGCGGCCGGGCACATGCGGGCCCAGGACCCCCGCATGGTGCTGCTGGCCGCCTATTCCGCCGTCGTCGGCATGGCCACCGAGGTGGAGGTGTTGCGGGCCCTCGGGTTCGAACCGACCGCCCGCGACCTCGTCCGGCGCCGCGATCAGCTCCTCCAGTTCCTCCGCTCCGCCCTCGGCGTGCGAGCGGAGGGGGGGGATCAGCCCGCTACGGGAGGATGA